The proteins below come from a single Tenuifilum thalassicum genomic window:
- a CDS encoding DUF1987 domain-containing protein yields MEPLQIAQTNTTPDVVFNPSENRFVISGYSRPENVRNFYMPILEWLESFAKQVEKKVSEGDKVEPIEFHFKLIYFNSSSAKFLYDIITLLNELKNKGLTVRICWFYDKEDVELLEAGQDLSELADVKFDFIAV; encoded by the coding sequence ATGGAGCCTTTACAAATTGCGCAGACAAACACAACACCAGATGTAGTTTTTAACCCGTCAGAAAATCGTTTTGTTATATCTGGCTATTCACGTCCAGAAAACGTGCGCAATTTTTATATGCCCATTTTAGAATGGCTTGAAAGTTTTGCAAAGCAAGTAGAAAAGAAAGTTTCTGAAGGTGATAAAGTAGAACCAATTGAGTTTCACTTCAAACTAATTTACTTTAACTCTTCTTCCGCAAAGTTCCTATATGATATCATTACTCTTTTAAATGAGTTGAAAAATAAAGGCCTTACTGTAAGAATATGTTGGTTCTATGATAAAGAAGATGTAGAACTGCTTGAAGCAGGGCAAGATTTATCGGAACTTGCAGATGTGAAGTTTGATTTTATTGCAGTATAA
- a CDS encoding bifunctional nuclease family protein, translating into MGKVKLTVLGISYSQTQSGAYALVLSEEKGSRRIPIIIGGYEAQAIAIQLEGLTPPRPLTHDLFLNFARSFGIDLIDVHIYKLEDGVFFSKLHCEDGRKELYIDSRTSDAVALALRFNCPIYTTEEIVEKAGITLEVEEYDEGETTIDSIQEDTPTDAFSAKLQRMSLEELKEYLDETVKNEEYEKATKIRDEIKRREKK; encoded by the coding sequence ATGGGTAAAGTTAAACTAACAGTTTTAGGTATATCATATAGTCAAACACAATCGGGTGCATATGCCCTAGTGCTAAGCGAGGAAAAAGGGAGCAGGCGTATTCCAATAATAATTGGTGGATATGAGGCTCAGGCCATCGCCATTCAACTTGAGGGGTTAACCCCTCCAAGGCCATTAACCCACGACCTTTTCTTAAACTTTGCCCGATCTTTTGGAATAGATTTAATTGATGTTCACATTTATAAGCTTGAAGATGGCGTATTCTTCTCCAAACTTCACTGTGAGGATGGGAGGAAAGAACTATATATCGATTCAAGAACATCGGATGCTGTAGCCCTAGCCCTTAGGTTTAACTGCCCGATATACACAACAGAAGAGATTGTTGAAAAAGCAGGGATTACTCTAGAAGTTGAAGAGTATGACGAGGGAGAAACCACAATTGATTCTATACAAGAAGATACTCCAACGGATGCCTTTTCGGCAAAACTTCAACGAATGTCGCTTGAAGAACTTAAAGAATACCTTGATGAAACTGTTAAAAACGAGGAATACGAGAAGGCAACCAAAATTAGGGACGAAATAAAAAGAAGGGAAAAGAAATAG